A region from the Campylobacter sp. MIT 12-8780 genome encodes:
- the map gene encoding type I methionyl aminopeptidase encodes MIELKKPAEIDKLRAANKIVAQTLDYLEKEIQVGMSLKDISDMAEKFILSKGAKPSFKGLYGFEGAICTSLNQVCIHGTPDDTKIKEGDILGLDVGTFKDGFYGDAARTIGIGKISAQDEALISCAKDALYYAIDIIKEGMRFKELSAAIESFIHKRGFVPLLGYCGHGIGSKPHGEPEIPNYTQKGENIKSGAKIKNSMVFCIEPMICQKDGTPTHLKGKWDAASKDGLNTAHYEHCLAVINGRAEILSQA; translated from the coding sequence ATGATAGAACTTAAAAAACCAGCAGAAATTGACAAGCTAAGAGCTGCAAACAAAATCGTCGCCCAAACCCTAGACTATCTTGAAAAAGAAATTCAAGTCGGTATGAGCTTAAAAGACATCAGCGATATGGCGGAAAAATTCATACTCTCAAAGGGAGCAAAGCCAAGTTTTAAAGGGCTTTATGGCTTTGAAGGAGCCATTTGCACTTCTTTAAATCAAGTCTGCATTCACGGCACGCCAGATGATACTAAGATCAAAGAAGGCGATATACTCGGGCTTGATGTAGGCACTTTTAAAGATGGCTTTTATGGTGATGCAGCTAGAACCATAGGCATAGGCAAAATTTCCGCCCAAGATGAAGCATTAATTTCTTGTGCAAAGGACGCGCTGTATTATGCCATAGACATTATCAAAGAAGGTATGCGTTTTAAGGAGCTTTCAGCGGCTATAGAAAGCTTCATTCACAAAAGAGGTTTTGTGCCTTTGCTAGGATACTGCGGACACGGCATAGGCTCAAAACCACACGGCGAGCCTGAAATTCCAAACTACACCCAAAAGGGCGAAAATATCAAAAGTGGAGCAAAAATCAAAAACTCAATGGTATTTTGTATAGAGCCGATGATCTGCCAAAAAGACGGCACCCCAACGCACCTTAAAGGTAAATGGGACGCAGCGAGTAAAGATGGCTTAAATACAGCTCATTATGAGCATTGTTTGGCTGTGATAAATGGCAGGGCTGAGATACTTTCTCAAGCTTGA
- a CDS encoding YceI family protein, whose amino-acid sequence MKKLLLSSLVAASLLSSALVAKEYTLDKTHTNVGFKIKHLQISNVRGNFTDYDGLVDYDAQSGEFKKLQAKIKVASVDTDNKSRDDHLQQDDFFKAKTHPEITFVMKKFDKNSKKMTGTLTIAGVSKDITLNTDIGGVAQAQGKEKLGFSLNGVIKRSDFKFAPSSSTVALGDEVELNIEVEANAK is encoded by the coding sequence ATGAAAAAATTACTTCTTTCTTCACTCGTTGCAGCTTCACTGCTTAGTTCAGCACTAGTTGCCAAAGAATACACGCTTGATAAAACGCACACTAATGTGGGCTTTAAGATCAAACACTTGCAAATTTCAAATGTGCGTGGAAATTTCACTGATTATGATGGGCTTGTTGATTATGATGCTCAAAGTGGCGAGTTTAAAAAACTTCAAGCAAAAATCAAAGTTGCTTCAGTAGATACTGACAACAAATCAAGAGACGATCATTTACAACAAGATGATTTTTTCAAAGCAAAAACTCACCCTGAAATCACTTTTGTGATGAAAAAATTTGACAAAAATAGCAAAAAAATGACAGGCACACTCACTATAGCTGGCGTTTCAAAAGACATCACTTTAAACACTGATATAGGCGGCGTTGCTCAAGCTCAAGGCAAGGAAAAACTTGGTTTTTCACTTAATGGCGTGATTAAAAGATCAGATTTTAAATTTGCTCCAAGCTCATCAACTGTAGCTTTAGGCGATGAAGTTGAACTTAACATAGAAGTAGAAGCAAACGCAAAATAA
- a CDS encoding HIT family protein → MIFENENFYIEQELSQIPWLKIFTKEPFKELSDCPLAIQNELFALILECERALRDFYKPEKINIASFANYVPRVHFHVMARFKEDEFFPECMWGKPQRQKVTLNLPKFSDFAEFLQGRLKQK, encoded by the coding sequence ATGATTTTTGAAAACGAAAATTTCTATATAGAACAAGAGCTTTCACAAATTCCTTGGCTAAAAATCTTTACCAAAGAGCCTTTTAAGGAGCTAAGTGATTGTCCTTTGGCTATACAAAATGAGCTTTTTGCTTTGATTTTAGAGTGTGAAAGGGCTTTAAGGGATTTTTATAAACCAGAAAAAATCAATATCGCTTCATTTGCAAACTATGTCCCGCGCGTGCATTTTCATGTTATGGCTCGCTTTAAAGAAGATGAGTTTTTTCCAGAGTGTATGTGGGGCAAGCCTCAAAGGCAAAAAGTTACACTCAACTTGCCTAAATTTTCAGACTTTGCTGAGTTTTTACAAGGTAGATTAAAGCAAAAATAA
- a CDS encoding FkbM family methyltransferase, which translates to MLGGGGFEFVRYVYKFLNFTYHRTHSIAELIDENTLSQSTLNLQILNLVQENSQKLNLLTRLKQRQLPGKFWMELSKGKALCEESDKVEKVQKLLANLDQQSKENVCKLLVRLKQNYLNSGQGYITLEKAEIKELNKIEYEFIPSILELAKNVFCYNGYFLPIKHFEAGVFLYKHSLDILHPNTLKMMKEKDFIDVGGFIGDSAIIFENEFCNKQIHTFEASSKNFELLKQTLKLNSSKRIIPINKGLGSKNGINTISAGFGSGASMVFKDQNNVEEVQIITLDEYVAQHKLEVGFIKVDIEGFEQEFLKGAKKTICEQKPAMLISIYHSSQDFFDIKPMIESWDLGYTFKIHRPTDTWNISIETALYCDPIQK; encoded by the coding sequence ATGCTAGGGGGGGGGGGCTTTGAATTTGTTCGCTATGTGTATAAGTTTTTAAATTTTACTTATCATAGAACACATAGTATAGCTGAGCTTATCGATGAAAATACACTTTCTCAATCGACTTTAAATTTACAAATTCTTAATTTAGTCCAAGAAAATTCACAAAAACTTAATCTTCTCACCCGCCTTAAGCAAAGACAGCTACCGGGTAAATTTTGGATGGAGCTAAGCAAAGGAAAAGCTTTGTGCGAAGAAAGCGATAAGGTTGAAAAAGTTCAAAAACTGCTTGCGAATTTAGATCAGCAAAGCAAAGAAAATGTATGCAAACTCTTGGTAAGATTAAAGCAAAACTATCTTAACTCAGGACAAGGCTACATCACACTTGAAAAAGCTGAAATCAAAGAACTCAACAAGATAGAATATGAGTTTATACCTTCTATCTTAGAGCTTGCAAAAAATGTGTTTTGTTATAATGGATATTTTTTACCGATAAAACATTTTGAAGCTGGTGTATTTTTGTATAAGCACTCGCTTGATATTTTGCACCCAAATACTCTCAAGATGATGAAAGAAAAAGATTTTATCGATGTTGGTGGTTTTATAGGTGATAGTGCCATTATCTTTGAAAACGAATTTTGCAACAAGCAAATTCACACCTTTGAAGCCTCGAGTAAAAATTTCGAACTCTTAAAGCAAACGTTAAAGCTTAATTCAAGTAAAAGGATAATTCCTATCAATAAAGGTTTAGGTTCAAAAAACGGGATAAATACCATTAGTGCAGGCTTTGGAAGCGGTGCAAGTATGGTATTTAAAGATCAAAATAATGTCGAAGAAGTCCAAATCATCACCTTAGATGAATATGTCGCCCAACACAAGCTCGAAGTAGGTTTCATAAAAGTTGATATAGAAGGCTTTGAACAAGAGTTTTTAAAAGGAGCTAAAAAGACAATTTGTGAGCAAAAACCAGCTATGCTCATTAGTATTTATCATAGCTCGCAAGACTTTTTTGATATAAAACCTATGATAGAGTCTTGGGATCTAGGCTATACTTTTAAAATTCATCGTCCAACTGATACTTGGAATATCAGCATAGAAACAGCATTATATTGCGATCCTATACAAAAATAA
- a CDS encoding TonB-dependent receptor: MKKHLFSFACVIACSGVALADEPLHRLDASVISGSSMISKLDELNRNVYTIDKNSLLDKGFKDTESAFRYMPFVNLSNTGLGSNLDLRGQGNKANTSVQVLINGVYANMLDSSHGVTPLNTLSPSSIEEIELLPGGGAVRYGNGTRGGVVNIITRRRFDDPFLSAGLNFSHNSATFGNNYNADVRYGDKFGDTHVNVGAALINKRGPRSYDKTSGGQGNFGVLYDINPGESIIFDADFFKGSIHTSPNNSFLDNANPSKDDRQRQGNGRLHNEQTRFTTSLGYENEYSEELKFDAKVFYHYNRIDYKDSVTRLNDYAYNSMILSGVTSADQSGSFFDDQKIGFNTNLQYDHGTGKFLAGFESLYQMSKRTMNQRIFWSGSASMNGSITVTRYDHAMRIPFEGNKWTNALYMIEKYDFTDKFSLTGGGRYEFAHYDIDANYHNDMLLSMTMPTPPGTPMNQNIAYSVNGSLTDNLHNFAFELTPSYKYSDTGTIYAKYERGYFSPSPNSMLKRSGRAYQTTDLKKETYDTFELGLKDFFFDTITYSGSVFYTQTRNEFYTIGNAHSPTGVEYGNYDKTRRYGFEVASEQFLGILSLNESFSYVDAKIKGGSKIPNVYTYKATLGASVEVVQDTSVWVQNAFFGKQKVTGQNESLKAYSLSDIGVSTKVGQVSLSAGVRNVFDTFYYDYYNADETDTIAGYGYLVGQGRTFFLEGRYDF; encoded by the coding sequence ATGAAAAAACATTTGTTTTCATTTGCTTGCGTTATAGCTTGCTCTGGTGTTGCTTTGGCTGATGAACCGTTGCATAGGCTTGATGCGAGCGTGATTTCTGGATCAAGTATGATTTCAAAGCTTGATGAGCTGAACCGCAATGTCTATACTATAGACAAAAATAGCCTCTTAGATAAAGGATTTAAAGATACTGAAAGTGCTTTTCGATATATGCCTTTTGTTAATCTCTCAAATACTGGTTTGGGTTCAAATTTGGATTTAAGAGGGCAAGGCAACAAGGCAAATACTAGCGTTCAAGTGCTGATTAATGGCGTGTATGCAAATATGCTTGATTCTTCACATGGGGTAACGCCTTTAAACACGCTTTCGCCAAGTTCTATTGAAGAGATTGAGCTTCTGCCTGGTGGTGGAGCGGTGCGTTATGGTAATGGCACAAGGGGCGGTGTGGTGAATATCATCACAAGAAGACGTTTTGATGATCCTTTTTTAAGTGCTGGACTTAATTTCTCGCACAACAGTGCTACTTTTGGTAATAATTATAACGCCGATGTAAGATATGGGGATAAATTTGGCGATACACATGTCAATGTCGGTGCAGCTTTGATTAACAAAAGAGGTCCTCGCTCTTATGATAAAACAAGTGGCGGACAAGGAAATTTTGGTGTATTGTATGATATTAATCCGGGCGAAAGCATTATCTTTGATGCGGATTTTTTCAAAGGTAGCATTCACACAAGCCCAAATAATTCTTTTTTAGATAATGCTAATCCTAGCAAAGATGATAGACAAAGACAAGGCAATGGCAGACTTCACAACGAGCAAACTCGCTTTACGACAAGTTTAGGCTATGAAAATGAATACAGCGAGGAGCTGAAATTTGATGCTAAGGTTTTTTATCATTATAATAGGATAGATTATAAAGACTCAGTAACAAGGCTAAATGATTATGCATACAATAGCATGATACTTTCGGGCGTAACAAGCGCTGATCAAAGTGGCTCTTTTTTTGATGATCAAAAGATAGGCTTTAACACAAATTTACAATACGATCACGGCACAGGTAAGTTTTTAGCTGGTTTTGAGTCCTTATATCAAATGTCAAAAAGAACGATGAATCAACGCATATTTTGGAGTGGCTCTGCTTCTATGAATGGTAGTATAACTGTTACAAGATATGATCACGCTATGCGAATTCCTTTTGAGGGCAACAAATGGACAAATGCTCTATATATGATAGAAAAATACGATTTTACAGATAAATTCTCACTTACGGGGGGGGGGCGTTACGAATTTGCTCATTATGATATAGACGCAAACTATCATAATGATATGCTTTTATCGATGACTATGCCAACTCCTCCGGGAACGCCAATGAATCAAAATATAGCCTACTCAGTAAATGGCTCTCTTACAGATAATCTCCATAATTTCGCTTTTGAACTTACTCCAAGTTACAAATACTCAGACACAGGCACAATTTACGCAAAATATGAAAGAGGATATTTCTCTCCATCTCCAAATTCTATGCTTAAACGCTCTGGAAGGGCTTATCAAACAACCGATCTTAAAAAAGAAACTTACGATACTTTTGAGCTTGGCTTAAAAGACTTTTTCTTTGATACGATCACCTACAGCGGCTCGGTATTTTATACCCAAACTCGCAATGAATTTTACACCATAGGAAACGCCCATTCGCCAACAGGTGTAGAGTATGGCAACTACGATAAAACGAGACGATATGGCTTTGAAGTCGCAAGCGAGCAGTTTTTGGGGATATTAAGCCTTAATGAAAGCTTTAGCTATGTTGATGCAAAAATCAAAGGTGGTTCAAAAATCCCAAATGTATATACTTATAAAGCCACTTTAGGAGCAAGTGTAGAAGTAGTGCAAGATACGAGTGTGTGGGTGCAAAATGCCTTTTTTGGCAAGCAAAAAGTCACAGGACAAAATGAAAGCTTAAAAGCCTATAGCTTAAGCGATATAGGCGTAAGCACAAAAGTAGGACAAGTCAGTCTTAGCGCTGGTGTGAGAAATGTCTTTGATACTTTTTACTATGATTACTATAATGCAGATGAAACCGATACAATCGCTGGATATGGCTACTTAGTAGGACAAGGAAGAACTTTCTTTCTTGAAGGAAGATATGATTTTTAA
- a CDS encoding NAD(P)H-dependent oxidoreductase: MKNLIIFSHTHFENSRVNKALLKAAQDKAEVRNLEALYEKGKKEFDIKLEQDFLVKAEHIIFQFPLFWLNCPPLLKSYMDTIFLPDLLESRALVGKNFSLAISTGSPKQNYQKDGANGYTIEEITYNFRAMCLYIGFNFKGIFHSDGSFAMSDERLNDFCKAYQIFLD, encoded by the coding sequence ATGAAAAATCTTATCATATTTTCACACACCCATTTTGAAAACTCAAGGGTAAATAAAGCCTTACTTAAAGCCGCGCAAGATAAGGCTGAAGTAAGGAATTTAGAAGCACTTTATGAAAAGGGCAAGAAAGAATTTGACATCAAACTTGAACAAGATTTTCTTGTGAAAGCCGAGCATATCATCTTTCAATTTCCGCTTTTTTGGCTGAATTGTCCGCCACTGCTTAAAAGTTATATGGATACGATCTTTTTACCTGATTTGCTTGAAAGTAGGGCTTTGGTAGGCAAAAACTTTTCTTTAGCTATCAGCACAGGAAGCCCTAAGCAAAACTATCAAAAAGATGGAGCAAATGGCTATACTATAGAAGAAATCACTTATAATTTCAGAGCAATGTGCCTTTATATAGGCTTTAATTTCAAAGGCATTTTTCATAGTGATGGTAGCTTTGCTATGAGTGATGAAAGATTGAATGATTTTTGCAAAGCATATCAAATTTTTTTGGATTAA